The DNA sequence TCCTGATAATCTGGATAAAAATGTTGACACTTGTGAATAAGTGATGTATGTTCTATCCAGTGATGAAGAAATCTCCTGGAAAAAGGAGGGTGATCGCGGCCTTCCGCCATGCCGGCGGGATGCTGCGGACCGCGAAGGCCCTGGGGGCCGGCGTGCATCCACGCGACCTTTACGCCCTGCGGGACGCCGGGGTTGTCGATCGCGTCAGCCGTGGGATCTACCGTCTGGCCGAACTTCCGCCCCTGGCCGAGCCCGACCTCGTCACCGTGGCCTCCCGCATCCCCAAGGCCGTGATTGCGCTCGTGTCCGCGCTCGACTTTCACGGGATTACGACAGAGATTCCCCACGAGGTGAGCATCGCCCTCCCGCGCGGAACGGCTCGGCCCCGGCTCGAGTGGCCGCCGCTCCGCATCTATCGCTT is a window from the Terriglobia bacterium genome containing:
- a CDS encoding type IV toxin-antitoxin system AbiEi family antitoxin domain-containing protein translates to MFYPVMKKSPGKRRVIAAFRHAGGMLRTAKALGAGVHPRDLYALRDAGVVDRVSRGIYRLAELPPLAEPDLVTVASRIPKAVIALVSALDFHGITTEIPHEVSIALPRGTARPRLEWPPLRIYR